A stretch of DNA from Catenulispora acidiphila DSM 44928:
CACTGTGCGCGCGGAGATCCACCCCCTGAACCGCGAGAACGGCGGCGGTCATCGCGATCCGCGGGCGGTCATCACCGCGTACTCCGAGGCCCTGGGCACGGTGGTCACCGAGCACCGGGACGCGCGCCGGATCCTGCTCGTCGCGCGCAGCCGGATCGGGCCGTTGGACGAGCGTGACGGCGCCGGGCGCACGCACGTCATCATCACCGCGCGGATTCCCACCGACGGTCGGCACAAGCTCGGCGGGCGTGCGTTTCTGCGCTGACCGTCCAGTTCACCGCTCCGGTCCGGTTCGCCGCTCCGGTCCAGTTCACCGCTCCGGAACGATGACCACCGGGGATCGCGCGTGGTGCAGCAGCGAATAGGCCAGAGCTCCCAGACGCATGCCGTCGCCGTCGCGGCGCAGACGGCCGCCGACGATCAGCAGATCGGCGTGGCTGCTGGCTTCGACCAAATGCCGGGCGGCGGAACCGCCCTCGACCCGGACGTCGACCGCGACGTCGGGATTCGCCGCCCGCCACGGCTTCAGTGCCGCGTGCAGGCGCTGGCGGTGGTCGTCGTCGAGCGTCGCGAGGTGGTCGCGCGTGTAGTCGCCGGTGGGGTCGGGATAGAACGCGCCAGGATCCTCCCAGGTGTGCAGCACGACCAGCTCCGCGCCGCGCAGGACTGCCTCCTCGAAGGCGAAGGCGAGTTGGGCCCGACCGGCGGTGGCGTCGTCGACGTCGATGCCGACGACCACGCGCTTCATGGCCCGCCGGGCGCCGCGCGCGACCACCACCAGGCAGCGGGCGTGCGCCACGGTACGCAGCGCGACCGAGCCCAGCAGCATGCCGGCGAAGCCACCGCGGCCGCGGTGGCCCAGCACGAGCAGCTCGGCTTCCTCGGCCAAGGCGGCGAGCCCGGCAGCGGCCGGTCCGCTCATCGCGTAGCTGCGGACTTGCAGGCGCGGATGGTCGGCGTGGAGCTGTTTCAGGGCTGTGGCCAGCGGTTCCGCGGTCGATTCCAGCGCCGCGTGCGCGGTCGGGGCGCTGCCGTCGGCGGCGGCCGTGACCACCGGCGGGACCCGGTGGTAGGCGTGGGCGACCCATAGCGGCGCGTCGCGCAGTTCGGCCTCGATGCCCGCCAGCTCCAGCGCGTGGGGGCTCTGGTCCATGTCGTCGATGCCGACGACGACGGGAGCGATCATGACGTCCTCCCACTCGGGTGCGGGTGTCCGACTCCCCCGGTTCAAGCCTCGACCGCTGCGGTCGTCGGGGCAAGGCGAGAGCGGACCGAGCGGGAACGGCTCCTACTACTCCAGCCACTCCTGCGCAGGTCCGACGGCCGCCGCGAGCACCGCGCTGTTGGGAACCAGCACTGGTCCGGCGGCGGTCCGCACCGTCACGTACGTCAGCGTCATACCGGACACGCGGCCGACGATGGGCCCGCCGAGGGCACCGGAGCGGATGCGCAGCTCGTCACCGATCGTGAACGGCTTGGCGAACAAGATCGTGATGCCCGCGAAGACGTTCGCGAGGACCTGCTGCGCCGCGATACCGAGGATGACCCCGGTCAGGACCCCGCCGAGCAGCAGATGCCCCACCGGCACGCGCAACAGACTCAACGCGCCGAAGACCACCAGGATGTAACCGAACAGCAGGCACAGGATGCGCAGCGTGCTCGCTCGCGCGTCGCTGAGCCGCCCCGGCACGTGCACCAGTCCCAGGATGTCGTTGGTCGCGCAGCGCACCGCGATCACCGCGCTCACCAGGAACACCACCGCGCCGGCGAACGCCAGCACCAGGTGCAGGGACTGATGCCCGCCGGCGCCGACGAGGCCGCCGTAGTGGTAGGAGACGACCAGCGCCACGACGGCGATCGCCGAGGCGAAGGCGCCACGCCGCAGGATGACCTGCCGCAGGTTTCGCCCCGCTCGGGTGCGCAGATCTGGCACTTCGGCGTGGGATGCGGGGATGAGGAGCGGCTCGCGCTCCGTACCCGCCCCTGTACTCACGCTCCTGTCCTGCATTCAGCTCCTCCTACACAACGAGTCATCAGCGATGCCGCAGCTGTGACGGCTGCGGTATCGCTGGTCGGACTCGCCGGTTATCCGCGACGCGTCGTGATCAAACACCGGGATGGTCGATGTGACCCGTATCGCCCGGAGCTGACCGCCCTCAGGACGCGATGCCGGCCAGCGCGGCAGTGACGGCCGCGCGGAGGTCCTCGGTGGACGCGCCGTGGCGCGAGCGGATGTTGATGCCGTATGCCAGGAGCGCTAGGTGTTCCGCTGCCGCGCGGGGGTCAACGTCAGCTCGGAGCTGTCCCTGGTCGGCCGCCGCTTCCAAGGCCGCGCGCAGGTTGCCGACCAGTGTCGCGTGGTGGCGTTCGAGGACCTCGCGGACCTTCGGGTCCGACTGCTCGGGTGCGGCGTAGGTGTTGGACACCATGCATCCCCATTGGGCGTATGGGCCTTCGCAGCGTGCTTCGATGAGGCCGTCGAAGAAGGCTCGTATCGCGCCAAGGCTGCTGCCTTCGGCGCCTAAGCGACCGAAGACCGGGGTGGAACGTTCGTCGACGTAGCGGGTCAGCGCCGCTTGGAACAGTGCCTGTTTGTCGCCGAAGGTCGCGTACAGGCTGGATCTGTTCACGCCTGTCGCTTGCACGATGTCCTGCACGCCGGTGGCTGCCGATCCGCGCTGCCAGAACAGGAGCAGCGCTTCTTCCAGGGCTGCGTCCGGGTCGAAGTGCTTGATGTCGGGCACGTGCCACCTCGTATCTGGGACCGGCAGTTCCATGATATTCGGCCAAGGGCAAGCTGGAGCATTGCGGGCGCCGGTGGTCCGATCCTATCTTGGAACGAGCATTTCAAGATCGCCTGGACCCGCCCGAAGGAGCGTCCGTGTCCCTCAATACCGAACTGCGCGCGTACTACGAAGCCCGCCAGCAGCAGATCCCGGCGGACATCCGCGCGGTCATGGACCGCGCGGCAGCCGACCTCGCCGCGTCCGGCCAGACCGAGCAAGCGCCGGCCGTGGGCGAGGCCGCCCCGCTGTTCACGCTCCCGGCCGTCGACGGCCGCAGCGTCGCCCTGGCCGACGCTCTCGCGCAGGGCCCTGTGGTGCTCACCTTCTACCGCGGCGCCTGGTGCCCCTACTGCAACATGACCCTGCGCGCCCTCCAAGCCGTCAACGACGACATCACCGCACGCGGCGCACAACTGATCGCGGTGTCCCCGCAGATCCCCGACGAGTCCCTCACCCTCGCCGAAAAGCACGCCCTGACCTTCCAGATCCTCAGCGACCTCGGCTGCCAGACCGCCAAGCTCTACGGCCTGTCCTTCGACATCCCGCAGGACCTCTCCAACCTCTACGACGCCCTCGGCTTCGACCTGAACCGCGTCAACGCCGGCCACGCCCGCACCCTCCCCCTCCCCTCCACCTTCGTCATCGCCCCCGACGGCACCATCACCTGGACCTTCGTCGAAACCGACTACACCAAGCGCGCCGAACCCTCCGACATCCTCGCCGCCCTGGACCGCATCCGCGATACCGCGGCGGCGTCAGCGAGCTGACCGCGCGGCAGGCAGCCACGCCACCGCACCCGGCCACCCGCGACTGAACTGCGCTATCCGACGGGTGGTGATGGCCCCGCAGGGGGCGCAGTTCGGTTCAACGTGTCCGGGTGGCGCTGGCGGCCGGCGGCTGGTGGTCGCGTTTAAGGGGCGCCACAAAGTCAAGGTCAGGCGCAGTGACTCGGACTGGTGCGCGGTCGTGAACAACGAAGACCGCCGGGCCGCCAGCGGAACCCAGCCACCCGCCATCAGACTGCGCCCCCTGCGAGGCCATCAACACCTGCGCGAAGCCGTAAAAAGCTTATAAAACCCACAAACAAGCCGCACCGCGCCACCCCACCCACGCCCACGTCAGGTCGCCTTCAGTGCCTCGATCACCAGGAGGCGGCCGAGCTTGGCGGCGTTGGTGTCGCGGAGGCTGTCGAGCAGGAGGAAGTCGTGCACTGTGCCGAGGATTCGCAGTGCGGTGACGTCCGCTTCGGCCTCGCGCAGCTTGGCGGCGTAGGCCTCGCCCTCGTCGCGCAGGACGTCGGCCTCGCCGGTGATCAGTAGGGTCGGCGGCATGCCGCGCAGGTCTTCGAGGGTGGCTCGCAGCGGGGAGGCGTGCGGCTCGGTGCGCTGCGCGGGGTCGGCGGTGTACTGATCCCAGAACCACTGCATGGCGGCGCGCGTGTTGTAGTAGTGGTCTGCGAACTGCTGGTATGAGCTGGTCTCGAAGTTCGCGTCCAGCGTCGGGTAGAGCAGCATCTGGGCCTTGATATGCACGTCGCCGCGCTCCTTGGCCATCAGGGCGAGCGCCGCTGCCATGCCTCCGCCGGAGGAGTCGCCGCACACTGCGAGTCGGGCGGCGTCCAGCCCATGCCGCGCGCCCTCGCGCACAGCCCACCGCACGACGGCGTAGCTCTGCTCGATCTGCGTCGGGTACTTCGCCTCGGGCGCCCGGTCGTAGAGCGGGAACACCGCCGCCGCGCCGGAGCCGACGACCAGCTCCCGCACCAGGCGATCGTGCGTGTCGCTGTCGCCGACCACCCAGCCGCCGCCGTGGAGATACAGGAAGACGGGCAACATCCCGGCCGCGCCTTGAGGTCGCACGATCCGAGCCCGAACCATCCCCCAGGCGCCCGCATCGACCTCGACCCACTCCTCGTCGATCTCAGGCTTTGGCACTCCGTCGCCGGCCTGCAACTGACGCAAACGGGCCCTGGCCTGCTCCAAAGGCACCTCGTAGACGTGCGGGTGCGGATCGGTCTCCTCGACCAACCGTTGGGCAGCCGGCTCAAGCACTGGATCGAGCATAAATGCCACCTTAGGCGCATAAGCGGGCAATATGCATTCTACCGATCCACCCCCGCCGTCGCGAGAACCCGCCGCGTCAGATCGAACCACGGCAGCACACGAACGCCCTCGTCATGCAGCGACTTCAGCGCCGGATCGTCGCCCGGATCGAGGGCCGCAGCCTCCTCCCACAGCGCGCGCTCGGCCGACCGCCACTGCGGACGTTCGCGGACCTCGACGTCGACGAACCCGGCCTGCTCCAAGCCAGCCTGGACATCGACGACCCGGATCCGCGGCGTGACGCGCTCATCAGACCGGTCCAGCGCTTCCCACGTCGTCAGCGCGATCCGCCCGCCCGGCGCGAGCACGCGGTGCATCTCCGCGAACGTAGCGGGCTCCGGCTTGAACTGGATCGCGTCAACACACACCAGCGCGTCGACCGACGCCGCCGGCAAGCCGGTGTCGGCCAGGTCGCCGGCTCGGAACTCGGCCTCGGCGCCCAACCGCTGCGCCAGCGCCGCCGCCTGCGCGATCGCCTCCTTCGAGAAGTCGATCCCGATCAGCGTCGCGCCGGTCCTGGCGGCCATCTCCAAGCCGTACCCGCCACGCCCGCAAGCGAGGTCCACCAGCCGGGTTCCCGGCTCCAGCCGCAGCGCCTCGATCACCTCGGCGATGCCGTCCCACGTCAGCAGGCTCGTCGACAGCAGGTGGGCCGGCAAGCCCAGATGCCGCCGCTGGATCGCGTCCCCCGACGAGTGGTCGACCATGTTCGCGTACCACGCGTTGAAGTCTTCCGCCGACGGCGGCCAGTCGCTCATGTCCCCGTACCTCCACACCTCGCGATCGCGTCGAGGATAGTCCTGGCGCCGCCGTCTCTGCGGCTTTCGACACCATTCCGGCAGCGCACATGTCACAAACAGGCTGACTGTCCGGTCCTTGCTGGGGACAGTCCCTTTTGGAGGAAGACATGAGCTCTGAGAACACACACCTGCCCCCGGGCGTCGAAGTGATCGCCACCCTGCCGGGGGCGGCGGCGCGGATCGCGGCCGACGCCGAGGCCAGGACCGTCCGGGTCACGCTGGCACCGGGCGATCCCGGCGCGCCGCCGCACCGGCACCCCGGTCCGGTCTTCGGCTACGTGACCCAGGGCGAGATCCTCTTCGAGCTGGAGGGCGAGGAGCCGCGCGTGCTCAGGGCCGGCGAAGCCGTGTTCGAGCCCGGCGGCGACGTCATCCACTACCTGGGCGCGAACAACCTCGCCGACACGCAGTCGGAGCTGGTGGTGACCCTGTTCGCGCCTCCCGGCACGCCGATCCTGACCGTGGTCGGCGCGGAGGAACTGGCCGAACGGCGTCATCTGAGGTTCAGCCAGTCCTGATCAGCCAGCCCTGATCGTCGAACGCGCTCAGAGCCCTGCGAAGAGGTCGCTCTCGAGGTCCGGCGCGGCGTGGTCTTCCGGCTCGTCCACCGCCAGGTCCGGTCGGCAGTAGGCGAGGTGGTAGTACTCCTCGCCGGATATCAGCCGGCCGACGTTGTTCGACAGGGCGAAGAACGCGCCCTGGACGGTCATCTGGGTCCGGTGCGCGCTCAGTGCGGCGCTCTTCGCCGCGAGGTGGTCGGAAGCGTCGATCACGCAGGTCGCGAAGCTGTCGTCGGTCACGCTGATCGCCGATTCGTCGAGCAGGAACGGAGTTTGTTCCTCGGCTCGCAGCGCCTTGGTGCTGAAGCGGGCCGCGCTGCGCGGGTGGCAGTTCCAGTAGATCTTCGCGACGGCGTGGGGCAGGCGGGCGTTTTGGGAGGCGTCCGCCTGGCCTGCCTGCCCCGCCAACTGTGCGGCGCGCATGGCGACGCGGTGGGCCTGGATGTGGTCGGGGTGGCCGTAGCCTCCGTCGGGACCGTAGGTGACCAAGACCTGGGGTCGCAGCTCCCTGATGATGTGGGCAAGCGAGCGCGCCGCTTCCTCGACGTCGGCGCGCCAGAAGGACCGGGGATGATCGTTGCTCGGGGAGCCCATCATTCCCGAGTCCCGGTAACGGTTCTGCTCGTTCAGGATCCGGTGGTCGGTGACGCCGAGGGCGGCCATCGCGGCGTCGAGTTCGCCCGCCCGGTGGTCGGCGAGACGGTCCTCATACGCGGCGCCGAGGTGCGCCAGCTCCGGCACCACGACGTCGCCTTCCTCGCCGAGGGTGCAGGTCACGAGGGTGACGTTCACGCCGGCGGCGGCGTAGCGGGCCATAGTGGCGCCGTTGTCGATGGACTCGTCGTCGGGGTGGGCGTGGACGAGCAGCAGGGAGCGCGGTTCGGATCCCGAGTCAGCCATGGCGGGACTCAGCCTCCTGCGAAGCCTCCCGCACGCTGCGCGGACGCATGTCCGTCCAGACGGCTTCGATGTGAGCGAGGCAGTCCTCGCGCGTGCCCGAGAACCCCTCGACCCGCCAACCGGCCGGCGGCAGCGCCTCGGCGGGCCAGAGCGAGTACTGGTCCTCGTCGTTCACCACGACCTGGGTCGCGTTCATGAGTCCTCCTTCGAGGCGAGGAGACGGTCCGCCTCCTCGTCGGTGAGAGCGGCGAGTTCGGCGGTGGCGATGTCCTCCACGGCGGCGGCGAGATCGCGCAGACGCGGGTGGGCAAGCAGGGTGCGGATCGGGACGCGGATGTCCGTGGCGGCCTGGATGCGCGCCGCGACGCGCATCGCCATCAGCGAGTGGCCGCCGAGGTGGAAGAAGTGGTCGCCTGCCCGGAGCCCTTCGACGCCGAGCAC
This window harbors:
- a CDS encoding universal stress protein, translating into MIAPVVVGIDDMDQSPHALELAGIEAELRDAPLWVAHAYHRVPPVVTAAADGSAPTAHAALESTAEPLATALKQLHADHPRLQVRSYAMSGPAAAGLAALAEEAELLVLGHRGRGGFAGMLLGSVALRTVAHARCLVVVARGARRAMKRVVVGIDVDDATAGRAQLAFAFEEAVLRGAELVVLHTWEDPGAFYPDPTGDYTRDHLATLDDDHRQRLHAALKPWRAANPDVAVDVRVEGGSAARHLVEASSHADLLIVGGRLRRDGDGMRLGALAYSLLHHARSPVVIVPER
- a CDS encoding mechanosensitive ion channel family protein, which gives rise to MSTGAGTEREPLLIPASHAEVPDLRTRAGRNLRQVILRRGAFASAIAVVALVVSYHYGGLVGAGGHQSLHLVLAFAGAVVFLVSAVIAVRCATNDILGLVHVPGRLSDARASTLRILCLLFGYILVVFGALSLLRVPVGHLLLGGVLTGVILGIAAQQVLANVFAGITILFAKPFTIGDELRIRSGALGGPIVGRVSGMTLTYVTVRTAAGPVLVPNSAVLAAAVGPAQEWLE
- a CDS encoding TetR/AcrR family transcriptional regulator, whose product is MPDIKHFDPDAALEEALLLFWQRGSAATGVQDIVQATGVNRSSLYATFGDKQALFQAALTRYVDERSTPVFGRLGAEGSSLGAIRAFFDGLIEARCEGPYAQWGCMVSNTYAAPEQSDPKVREVLERHHATLVGNLRAALEAAADQGQLRADVDPRAAAEHLALLAYGINIRSRHGASTEDLRAAVTAALAGIAS
- a CDS encoding peroxiredoxin-like family protein, with product MSLNTELRAYYEARQQQIPADIRAVMDRAAADLAASGQTEQAPAVGEAAPLFTLPAVDGRSVALADALAQGPVVLTFYRGAWCPYCNMTLRALQAVNDDITARGAQLIAVSPQIPDESLTLAEKHALTFQILSDLGCQTAKLYGLSFDIPQDLSNLYDALGFDLNRVNAGHARTLPLPSTFVIAPDGTITWTFVETDYTKRAEPSDILAALDRIRDTAAASAS
- a CDS encoding alpha/beta hydrolase, which gives rise to MLDPVLEPAAQRLVEETDPHPHVYEVPLEQARARLRQLQAGDGVPKPEIDEEWVEVDAGAWGMVRARIVRPQGAAGMLPVFLYLHGGGWVVGDSDTHDRLVRELVVGSGAAAVFPLYDRAPEAKYPTQIEQSYAVVRWAVREGARHGLDAARLAVCGDSSGGGMAAALALMAKERGDVHIKAQMLLYPTLDANFETSSYQQFADHYYNTRAAMQWFWDQYTADPAQRTEPHASPLRATLEDLRGMPPTLLITGEADVLRDEGEAYAAKLREAEADVTALRILGTVHDFLLLDSLRDTNAAKLGRLLVIEALKAT
- a CDS encoding class I SAM-dependent methyltransferase; amino-acid sequence: MSDWPPSAEDFNAWYANMVDHSSGDAIQRRHLGLPAHLLSTSLLTWDGIAEVIEALRLEPGTRLVDLACGRGGYGLEMAARTGATLIGIDFSKEAIAQAAALAQRLGAEAEFRAGDLADTGLPAASVDALVCVDAIQFKPEPATFAEMHRVLAPGGRIALTTWEALDRSDERVTPRIRVVDVQAGLEQAGFVDVEVRERPQWRSAERALWEEAAALDPGDDPALKSLHDEGVRVLPWFDLTRRVLATAGVDR
- a CDS encoding cupin domain-containing protein, producing MSSENTHLPPGVEVIATLPGAAARIAADAEARTVRVTLAPGDPGAPPHRHPGPVFGYVTQGEILFELEGEEPRVLRAGEAVFEPGGDVIHYLGANNLADTQSELVVTLFAPPGTPILTVVGAEELAERRHLRFSQS
- the mshB gene encoding N-acetyl-1-D-myo-inositol-2-amino-2-deoxy-alpha-D-glucopyranoside deacetylase — protein: MADSGSEPRSLLLVHAHPDDESIDNGATMARYAAAGVNVTLVTCTLGEEGDVVVPELAHLGAAYEDRLADHRAGELDAAMAALGVTDHRILNEQNRYRDSGMMGSPSNDHPRSFWRADVEEAARSLAHIIRELRPQVLVTYGPDGGYGHPDHIQAHRVAMRAAQLAGQAGQADASQNARLPHAVAKIYWNCHPRSAARFSTKALRAEEQTPFLLDESAISVTDDSFATCVIDASDHLAAKSAALSAHRTQMTVQGAFFALSNNVGRLISGEEYYHLAYCRPDLAVDEPEDHAAPDLESDLFAGL
- a CDS encoding MbtH family protein, giving the protein MNATQVVVNDEDQYSLWPAEALPPAGWRVEGFSGTREDCLAHIEAVWTDMRPRSVREASQEAESRHG